A single genomic interval of Alteromonas sp. CI.11.F.A3 harbors:
- a CDS encoding M48 family metallopeptidase, whose translation MSEYARYFNGYPQTVVAQALQLIADNKLSNYLVKKYPNAHTITTDKLLYSYATALKKRYVKNAPPFGRAAFKKQGDMVTNALGTHTYRMQGKTRKHDLAINSDLLHAPEPLLKALVVHELAHFKEKDHNKGFYQLCCYMEPDYHQLELDLRLFCVAVAMGENPYR comes from the coding sequence GTGAGTGAATACGCACGATATTTCAATGGCTACCCCCAGACTGTTGTTGCGCAAGCACTTCAACTAATAGCCGACAACAAGTTAAGTAATTACCTCGTTAAAAAATACCCCAATGCGCATACTATAACGACCGATAAATTACTTTATAGTTATGCAACCGCCTTAAAAAAGCGTTACGTAAAAAATGCGCCACCCTTTGGCCGAGCGGCATTTAAAAAGCAAGGTGATATGGTTACTAATGCCTTAGGTACGCATACCTATCGCATGCAAGGTAAAACACGTAAACATGACTTAGCCATTAACAGCGACTTATTGCACGCCCCCGAACCATTATTAAAGGCGCTTGTGGTACATGAACTTGCTCATTTCAAAGAAAAAGATCACAACAAGGGCTTTTATCAACTTTGTTGTTATATGGAGCCGGATTACCACCAGTTAGAATTAGATTTACGTTTGTTTTGTGTTGCGGTTGCTATGGGCGAAAATCCTTACAGATAA
- a CDS encoding S41 family peptidase: protein MNARKCTGVALAVTVAMLSGCGGGGGGGNTVTPTPPVSSGPSWEPGVYESQSTFIAKCETPRTGTDPFTGSAYPDSQGSALEEKLWLRSWTNDTYLWYDEVDDNNPDNFSVLGYFDQLKTNELTPSGTAKDNFHFSQDTAEYNELTQTGVSSGYGFDWEFVANTSPRELVVRFTEPNSPAALANVPRGASLITINGIDFVNDNSQSGVDAINEALFPDNAGTETSFEFELIDGSPLVVDITSADINVTPVQNVSVLNLDTSKTGYFQFNTFIRTAQDDLIDAFDLFVEENITELVIDLRYNGGGLLALASQVSYMVAGPSQTNNAIFETTRFNDKSTTTNPVTGAALQATPFYSNEIDYNAGVLTSTLLPSLSLTRVYVITTDSTCSASEAVMNGLRGIDVDVIQIGSTTCGKPYGFYPTDNCGETYFTIQFQGVNNKGFGDYADGFMPTDSPNFDFELPGCAVEDDFTTALGNPEEGMLAAAIGYSATGNCPVVTSVEDLADASTSKENTASASENAQAQGSTLLAIDNPNTQRETLILHNKINEPVIEERK from the coding sequence ATGAACGCGCGTAAATGTACTGGTGTTGCTCTTGCAGTAACTGTTGCCATGTTAAGTGGCTGTGGCGGCGGAGGGGGTGGCGGCAACACCGTAACACCTACACCACCGGTAAGCAGCGGGCCGTCTTGGGAGCCTGGTGTTTATGAATCACAGTCAACGTTCATCGCAAAGTGTGAAACACCTAGAACAGGCACAGATCCTTTTACGGGTAGTGCTTACCCTGATTCACAAGGCTCAGCATTAGAAGAAAAACTATGGTTGCGTTCATGGACCAACGACACCTACCTTTGGTACGACGAAGTTGATGACAACAACCCTGATAACTTTTCGGTATTGGGTTACTTCGATCAATTAAAAACCAACGAATTAACCCCTAGCGGAACTGCAAAAGATAACTTTCACTTTTCTCAGGATACCGCTGAATACAATGAACTCACACAAACCGGTGTTTCTTCTGGCTACGGCTTCGACTGGGAGTTTGTTGCTAACACTTCGCCCCGTGAGCTTGTGGTTCGATTTACTGAACCGAACTCTCCTGCAGCGCTAGCCAATGTTCCTCGCGGCGCTTCATTGATTACAATTAATGGTATCGATTTCGTTAACGACAACAGCCAAAGCGGTGTAGATGCCATTAACGAAGCACTGTTTCCCGACAACGCAGGCACTGAAACCAGCTTCGAATTCGAACTTATTGATGGTAGCCCACTGGTGGTAGATATCACATCCGCTGATATAAATGTAACGCCAGTGCAAAACGTAAGTGTGCTTAACCTTGATACTAGCAAAACCGGCTACTTTCAGTTCAATACCTTTATTCGCACGGCTCAAGATGATCTTATCGATGCGTTTGATTTATTTGTAGAAGAGAACATAACCGAACTGGTTATAGACTTGCGCTACAACGGTGGTGGCTTGTTGGCACTGGCTTCTCAGGTTTCCTATATGGTCGCGGGGCCAAGCCAAACCAATAACGCTATTTTCGAAACCACCCGCTTTAATGATAAGAGCACAACAACGAACCCAGTAACCGGAGCGGCACTCCAAGCCACGCCGTTTTACAGCAATGAGATTGACTATAATGCTGGCGTATTAACCAGTACCTTGTTACCTAGCTTGTCGCTAACTCGCGTATATGTGATCACCACAGACTCAACATGCTCCGCCAGTGAGGCGGTAATGAATGGATTACGGGGTATAGATGTAGATGTGATTCAAATAGGCTCTACTACCTGTGGCAAACCCTATGGTTTTTACCCTACCGACAACTGCGGCGAAACCTATTTTACAATTCAATTCCAAGGCGTGAATAATAAAGGGTTTGGTGATTATGCTGACGGCTTTATGCCAACAGATTCACCCAACTTCGACTTTGAACTACCAGGTTGTGCTGTAGAGGACGACTTTACAACAGCACTAGGTAATCCCGAAGAAGGTATGTTGGCAGCAGCGATAGGATATTCTGCGACAGGAAATTGCCCAGTAGTGACTTCAGTAGAAGACTTAGCCGATGCATCGACCAGTAAAGAAAATACGGCGAGTGCTTCGGAAAATGCTCAAGCTCAAGGAAGCACTTTGCTAGCCATCGATAACCCCAACACACAAAGAGAAACGTTAATTTTACACAATAAAATTAACGAACCTGTTATTGAGGAGCGCAAATAA
- a CDS encoding sensor histidine kinase: MNNGSYSVEFKVKAGLAGVVVIFLGLAAFIGLTLNWSLLAIFTLLFFLSYPLCWAAWRAWDFWRSSIMRVTAYVQSINMGESGVSLTQRGKSVLIGDLVREIKLLQSTHSSNTASTQMLTVLLAQLFEDIPIAIILFDDNFTLIYANREAYAISEISLLQGMNASQLGFVVKNAKIHHPSLSKSWRSQSSALNYLQQSAHLFTAVNIDSELKQSEQAVQKNLVRVLSHELRNTLTPMSSMAETILSMQQWDTEQVRKVLSRVKTRSDGLLNFVERFAEVAKIPEPSYEYFDLTLLIEQTKVLLGSNDTLSFVGQKSGYGDPQLLAQVLINLIKNAVESVDGKGVNIEIQFYIKDTQQHLIVSDNGTGFSNIENAITPLFTTKTNGAGIGLTFVESVLSKHGGKLKLSNKSTGGAHVELLWPSSSVSSVAN; this comes from the coding sequence TTGAATAATGGAAGTTATTCGGTAGAGTTCAAGGTTAAAGCCGGACTGGCTGGCGTAGTTGTTATTTTTCTTGGTTTAGCGGCCTTTATTGGACTCACATTAAACTGGTCCTTACTGGCTATATTCACACTTCTTTTTTTTCTATCTTATCCACTATGTTGGGCAGCGTGGCGAGCATGGGATTTTTGGCGTTCATCCATCATGCGGGTAACGGCTTATGTGCAAAGCATTAACATGGGAGAGTCGGGAGTAAGCTTAACTCAGCGCGGCAAGTCAGTGCTTATTGGCGATTTAGTTCGTGAAATTAAACTACTGCAATCAACACACTCATCAAACACAGCTTCAACGCAGATGCTCACGGTATTGTTGGCGCAATTGTTTGAAGATATTCCCATTGCCATTATTCTGTTTGACGATAATTTCACGTTAATTTATGCAAACCGAGAAGCCTATGCCATTAGTGAGATAAGTTTGCTGCAAGGCATGAATGCCTCTCAGTTGGGCTTCGTTGTAAAGAATGCAAAAATCCATCATCCATCACTTTCAAAAAGTTGGCGCTCTCAGTCTAGTGCGCTTAACTACCTGCAACAATCTGCACATTTGTTTACTGCTGTGAATATCGATTCCGAATTAAAGCAAAGCGAGCAAGCCGTTCAGAAAAACCTTGTTAGAGTGCTTAGTCACGAGTTACGAAATACCCTTACGCCCATGTCGTCAATGGCCGAAACCATTCTTTCTATGCAGCAATGGGATACCGAGCAGGTACGTAAAGTACTATCAAGGGTTAAAACGCGCTCTGACGGTTTGCTTAACTTTGTTGAGCGGTTTGCTGAAGTAGCAAAAATCCCCGAGCCAAGTTATGAATACTTCGATTTAACACTCCTGATTGAGCAAACCAAAGTATTGCTAGGCAGCAATGACACGCTGAGTTTTGTGGGGCAAAAAAGCGGTTACGGTGATCCTCAGTTACTGGCTCAGGTGCTTATTAATTTGATTAAAAATGCCGTTGAATCCGTTGATGGAAAAGGGGTTAACATAGAGATTCAATTTTATATAAAAGACACCCAACAACATCTTATTGTCTCTGACAATGGCACGGGCTTTTCAAACATAGAGAACGCCATTACCCCGCTTTTCACCACCAAAACCAATGGCGCTGGTATTGGTTTGACCTTCGTTGAATCGGTTTTAAGTAAGCATGGCGGTAAACTGAAACTCTCAAATAAATCGACGGGTGGGGCTCACGTCGAATTACTATGGCCCTCGAGTAGCGTAAGCAGTGTGGCTAACTAA
- a CDS encoding zinc-binding dehydrogenase has translation MNKSKQLFTLIKSEGELEVSIKEIDVPEPQSHEVVVRMEASPINPSDMWPMFGPASLDKATFDASKNALVAPVHKSMLMRIKSRLDQTLPIGNEGAGTVVGAGDSPEAQALMGKTVSILTGAAYTEYACVPAQACLPHMDSTTAQQAASSFVNPLTALGMVETMRMEGHKALVHTAAASNLGQMLNKICLEEGVDLVNIVRSQQQVDILKGLGAKIVLDSTSQNFKAELYQAIDETGATLAFDAIGGGELVSDILTMMEASGSKDAKGFNTYGSDSNKQVYIYGGLDFSPTTLNRAFGMTWGIGGWLLMRFLGKLDKKRVGALYQKVAAEINTTFASSYTKELTLEEALQPENVALYNAKKTGEKYLIVPNK, from the coding sequence ATGAATAAATCAAAACAGCTGTTTACTCTTATCAAATCAGAAGGCGAACTAGAGGTTTCTATCAAAGAGATAGACGTTCCAGAGCCTCAGTCCCATGAAGTAGTAGTTCGTATGGAAGCTTCACCTATCAACCCTTCTGATATGTGGCCCATGTTTGGCCCTGCCAGCCTCGATAAAGCCACCTTTGATGCCAGCAAAAATGCGTTGGTTGCACCGGTGCATAAGTCAATGTTGATGCGTATTAAGTCACGCCTCGATCAAACTTTACCTATCGGAAATGAGGGGGCTGGAACGGTTGTTGGGGCAGGCGATAGCCCTGAAGCTCAGGCGTTGATGGGTAAAACGGTTTCTATTCTTACTGGCGCTGCGTACACCGAGTATGCGTGCGTTCCAGCTCAAGCATGTTTGCCACATATGGACAGCACAACGGCGCAGCAAGCAGCGTCTTCGTTTGTAAACCCGTTGACAGCATTGGGTATGGTAGAAACCATGCGTATGGAAGGGCACAAAGCCTTAGTTCATACCGCAGCGGCATCTAACTTGGGCCAAATGCTAAACAAAATCTGCTTAGAAGAAGGCGTAGATTTGGTTAACATTGTGCGTAGTCAGCAACAGGTCGATATTCTTAAAGGTTTAGGCGCTAAAATTGTGCTTGATTCTACCAGCCAGAATTTCAAAGCAGAGCTTTATCAAGCTATCGATGAGACGGGCGCTACGTTGGCGTTTGACGCCATTGGCGGCGGCGAGTTAGTCAGCGATATTCTTACCATGATGGAAGCGTCTGGCAGTAAAGATGCTAAAGGCTTCAATACCTATGGTTCAGACAGCAACAAGCAAGTGTATATCTACGGCGGCTTAGACTTCTCTCCAACTACGCTAAATCGCGCATTTGGTATGACATGGGGAATTGGTGGCTGGTTGCTAATGCGCTTCTTAGGCAAGCTAGATAAAAAGCGTGTTGGTGCACTTTATCAGAAAGTTGCTGCTGAAATTAACACTACCTTTGCGTCTTCTTACACCAAAGAGTTAACCCTTGAAGAAGCGCTGCAGCCTGAAAATGTAGCGCTATACAACGCTAAGAAAACCGGCGAGAAATACCTTATTGTTCCTAATAAGTAA
- a CDS encoding PBPRA1643 family SWIM/SEC-C metal-binding motif protein, producing the protein MSDKFFFKGRKDARQTTLTYGYERNASRIAGSKKYPLKLMVTNEARKQEVDALVAEAGLYADITVDTKEGAIESIQELTVLLNKKGTVTVEKVPARNDPCICGSGKKYKKCCG; encoded by the coding sequence ATGTCAGATAAATTTTTTTTTAAAGGTCGTAAAGACGCCCGTCAAACGACCCTAACATACGGTTATGAAAGAAACGCTAGCCGTATTGCAGGCAGTAAAAAATACCCGCTTAAATTAATGGTAACCAATGAAGCTAGAAAACAAGAAGTAGATGCATTAGTGGCGGAAGCTGGTTTGTATGCAGATATTACCGTTGATACAAAGGAAGGCGCGATAGAGTCTATACAAGAATTAACAGTGTTGCTGAATAAAAAGGGTACTGTAACCGTAGAGAAAGTCCCTGCTCGTAACGACCCGTGTATCTGCGGTAGCGGTAAAAAGTATAAGAAGTGCTGCGGTTAG
- a CDS encoding nitroreductase family protein: MQPHDHSPLDDFVEYPENEMVSRSADFLQTMQRRHSIRHFSDRPVDKKVIENCLLTAGTAPSGANHQPWHFAAINSSSVKQQVREQAEAHERGFYEGRAGEQWLQDLKPLGTDSSKPYLELAPWLIAVFSQKSGETESGDRRQNYYVHESVGIAVGMLITALHNAGLATLTHTPKPMNFLTQVCNRPENERAYMLIIAGYPAAEATVPAHAKQKKSLNEIASFL, translated from the coding sequence ATGCAACCACACGACCACTCACCGCTAGATGACTTTGTTGAATATCCAGAAAATGAAATGGTATCGCGCAGCGCTGACTTCTTGCAAACCATGCAACGTCGCCACAGCATTCGCCATTTTAGCGACAGGCCTGTAGACAAAAAGGTTATCGAAAATTGCCTACTAACGGCTGGCACTGCACCAAGCGGTGCTAACCACCAGCCTTGGCATTTTGCGGCAATTAACTCTTCTTCCGTGAAACAGCAGGTAAGGGAGCAAGCAGAAGCCCATGAGCGTGGGTTTTATGAAGGGCGTGCTGGAGAGCAGTGGCTACAAGATCTTAAACCGTTAGGTACAGACTCAAGTAAACCCTATTTGGAATTGGCACCTTGGCTTATTGCCGTATTTAGCCAGAAGTCTGGTGAAACAGAAAGCGGAGACAGGCGTCAGAATTACTACGTTCATGAATCGGTAGGCATTGCGGTTGGAATGCTGATCACTGCCCTACACAATGCGGGTTTGGCTACGTTAACTCATACCCCAAAGCCCATGAACTTTTTAACGCAAGTGTGTAACAGGCCAGAAAATGAAAGGGCTTATATGCTAATTATTGCTGGCTATCCCGCAGCCGAAGCCACCGTACCGGCTCATGCTAAGCAGAAAAAATCACTTAACGAAATAGCCAGTTTTCTTTAA
- a CDS encoding LysE family translocator: METSLLFALATFAFVSTVTPGPNNLMLLASGAQYGYKKSIPHMLGIVIGVAGLMVSTLLGVGALFTLFPALYTVLKVLGIAYLLWLAIKIATAPTDEIEIKKTTRQGPLKWWEGALFQLINPKAWMMALASVGTFTVPGEHYVESGLAIVIAFALIGFPCISIWAAVGAKIKIWLSSPMRRKRFNFTMAAATAATLFLIV; encoded by the coding sequence ATGGAAACTTCGTTACTTTTTGCACTCGCTACCTTTGCTTTTGTTAGCACAGTAACGCCAGGCCCCAACAACTTAATGCTATTAGCATCTGGAGCACAGTATGGCTACAAGAAGTCGATTCCACACATGTTGGGCATAGTTATAGGCGTTGCAGGGCTTATGGTTAGTACGCTTTTAGGCGTAGGTGCACTTTTCACTTTGTTTCCCGCCTTATATACCGTGTTAAAAGTATTGGGTATTGCGTACTTATTGTGGCTGGCGATCAAAATTGCGACCGCCCCTACTGATGAAATTGAAATAAAGAAAACCACCCGCCAAGGGCCTCTTAAGTGGTGGGAGGGCGCACTATTTCAATTAATTAACCCTAAAGCGTGGATGATGGCACTGGCAAGTGTAGGTACGTTCACGGTTCCTGGTGAACACTACGTGGAATCTGGCCTTGCCATTGTTATCGCTTTCGCGCTCATTGGGTTTCCGTGCATTTCTATATGGGCTGCCGTGGGCGCAAAAATCAAAATTTGGCTTAGTTCGCCCATGCGCAGAAAGCGTTTTAACTTCACGATGGCCGCAGCCACTGCTGCAACCTTGTTTTTGATTGTGTAA